A single genomic interval of Solimonas sp. K1W22B-7 harbors:
- a CDS encoding AraC family transcriptional regulator gives MAAYPELPARYYLRLGEQLQRLGVDPLPLLLQAGLRPQQLQQPDALLRLEQVESLIAAVNAAAGRSDIAFELGRTLRLATHSIVGYGILSSPTLDYAMRLTSRFFRLLTPTLRMRYRLDAAAAEIRFEPVLPLSHAALLFHLEVVAVAMHIVLRELLGEAMPRYQLQLSIPEPPHAARYAELEGARMQFGWPDGIGIRMLMSAALMGRAPALADAAALQLAEDRCRVLLHDAVSEGRVADWVRMMLREASGGLPSLEDLAHTLNLSARTLDRHLQREGSGFRALQQEILRERACALLEAGRLSVTQIALELGYTDAANFARAFKRDTGMSPREWQKQPPPP, from the coding sequence ATGGCTGCCTACCCGGAACTGCCGGCACGCTACTACCTGCGCCTCGGCGAGCAGCTGCAGCGCCTGGGCGTGGACCCGCTGCCGCTGCTGCTGCAGGCCGGCCTGCGCCCGCAGCAGCTGCAGCAGCCCGACGCCCTGCTGCGGCTGGAGCAGGTCGAGTCGCTGATCGCCGCGGTCAACGCCGCCGCCGGCCGCAGCGACATCGCCTTCGAGCTGGGCCGCACGCTGCGGCTCGCCACCCACAGCATCGTCGGCTACGGCATCCTCAGCAGCCCGACGCTGGACTACGCGATGCGCCTCACCTCGCGCTTCTTCCGGCTGCTGACGCCGACGCTGCGCATGCGCTACCGCCTCGACGCCGCCGCCGCCGAGATCCGCTTCGAGCCGGTACTGCCGCTGAGCCACGCCGCGCTGCTGTTCCACCTCGAGGTGGTGGCGGTGGCCATGCACATCGTGCTGCGCGAACTGCTGGGCGAGGCCATGCCGCGCTACCAGCTGCAGCTCTCCATTCCCGAACCGCCGCACGCCGCGCGCTATGCCGAGCTGGAAGGCGCGCGCATGCAGTTCGGCTGGCCCGACGGCATCGGCATCCGCATGCTGATGTCGGCCGCGCTGATGGGCCGTGCCCCGGCGCTGGCCGATGCCGCCGCGCTGCAGCTGGCCGAAGACCGCTGCCGCGTCCTGCTGCACGACGCGGTCTCGGAAGGCCGCGTGGCCGACTGGGTGCGCATGATGCTGCGCGAGGCCAGCGGCGGCCTGCCGTCGCTGGAAGACCTGGCGCACACCCTCAACCTGTCCGCCCGCACCCTGGACCGACATCTGCAGCGCGAGGGCAGCGGCTTCCGCGCCCTGCAGCAGGAAATCCTGCGCGAGCGCGCCTGTGCGCTGCTGGAAGCGGGAAGACTGTCGGTGACGCAGATCGCCCTGGAGTTGGGCTATACCGACGCCGCCAATTTCGCGCGTGCCTTCAAGCGCGATACGGGAATGAGTCCGCGTGA